The Bartonella krasnovii sequence GCCTTGCTCATGATGCGCCAAGGAAACGATTTTCATTGATTTAATATGTGAGGGTTTGTGATAAGAAAAGCATCCTCTGTTCGGAATTATTATTGAATAGAGTAGATAATTTAATTATGATAAATCAATATGTTTTTTAGGCTTTAATATATCTCAGGAATGAGTTGGTAAACATTATTCAAGTGGGGATTTTTTTAAAACTGGCAGGTCATTTGATAAAGCTAAAAACACTGGAAAAAAGTTTTAATTCGCGATGATCGAGAAGAATATCCTGTTCCAGAGCTTTTATTTAAGTAGCTTACACCTGTTAACAAGATATCCATAATCGATGTATTGTGATTTTGCGAAAATTTTGTAGTGGAGGGGGAGTTAGAATTTTGTTTTTTAAAACAATGTGTAAGATAAATAACACACATTTTTATTTTTGTGCAAAGCATAAAAAACGTCACTTACTTTCCATTCCTATGACAGTAAAATTTCACAATCCAACAAATGATCAAAAGTATATTACAGTGCTGAAAGAAGCGTGCACTAATGGATTAATAGTTAGAAGGCATATAATCTTTTAAAATTGATTACACGTTCTTTACTATAAATTGATTCCTTAAAAGAAGAGCTGGTCTTTTTGGTGGAGCTAAGCGGGATCGAACCGCTGACCTCTTGCATGCCATGCAAGCGCTCTCCCAGCTGAGCTATAGCCCCTATAAAAACAAATTTTCCCAAAAGAACAATCTATGATTTCGACTTTTTTAAAACGAGAAAAGTTGAAGATCAAGAAGAATTTGCATTCAATGAAAAAGATGCCTTCTTTTGCTTCTTTTAGGCATCGTCATCATTAGAAACGCCGCTTCCAAGAATATCGGTAACGTCATCATCCTCATCGTCATCATCGTGAGATAAAAATGTATCGTCGTCATCCCCGAGATCGACATCACTATCTTCCAGATCAGGCAGATCATCATCTTTAGAATTGTCATCATCCTCTTCAAGAAGCATAAAAGCAGACTTTTCAAGTGCTGTATCAAGCTCTTCAGTATCCACTTCTTCTTCGTTGTTTGCTTCAGCAGCCGCAACCTCAAAATAAGAACGCGGATAAGAAATTCCTGTATAAGGTGACACAATAGGGTCGCGATTTAGATCGTAAAATTTTTTTCCTGTTTCTGGATCAACACGTTTCGTTCCAAGTTCCTGTTTTGCCATAAACCGTGCCTCTTTGATTAACTCTATTCCATTAAAAGATAAATTTTATGGTGCTTAATCGAAAAATAATGCCTTTGTCAAAGATAAATACACTGTTCCACGTAGATTTTTTCATGACGCCCTTTAAAGCATGTGCTAAAGGATGCATAATTTCATACAAGTTAGATAGAATTAAATAGAATTTCCATGCAAAAAGCAATCCCTATAACCGCCTATAAATCGAGTAGTCTCTCTGGAAAAATTCGAATACCAGGAGATAAATCAATCTCCCACCGCTCTCTTATATTGGGAGGGTTAGCAAGTGGTGAAACATATATCCATGGATTACTTGAAAGCGCTGATGTACTCAATACAGCTGCTGCTATGCAGGCTATGGGCGCCTATATGATTAAGAAAGACGACCTCTGGATCATACGAGGAACAGGGAATGGTTGTCTCTTAGCTGCACAAAAACCGTTAGACTTTGGAAACTCTGGAACAGGTGCTCGCCTGATTATGGGAATGGTTGGTTCCTATCATATGAAAACAACTTTTATGGGTGATGCTTCTCTCTCTAAACGTCCCATGGGACGTATCCTCGAACCACTGCGTCTTATGGGTGTGGACATTGAGGCAACACACGGCGATCACCTTCCTTTAACGCTTTATGGTCCCAAAATAGCTAATCCGATTCGCTATCGTGTCCCCATAGCTTCCTCTCAAGTTAAATCAGCGGTTCTCCTTGCCGGACTCAATACTGCTGGCATTACAACTGTTATTGAACCGGTTCTTACACGCGATCATACGGAAAAAATGTTAAAAGCATTCGGTGCTAAACTTGAAATAGAAAGAGATAAAGAAGGTGCGCGTTTGATTCATCTTAATGGTTACCCCCATCTTACTGGACAAACGATTTATGTTCCAGGAGATCCTTCTTCTGCTGCTTTTCTAATTGTTGCTGCCCTTCTTGTAGAAGATTCTGATATCACTATTGAAAATGTTTTGATAAACAGTTCTCGAATAGGACTTATCAAAACATTGTGGGAAATGGGTGCTCAAATTGAATTTTTGAATCAACGCCAAACAGGTGGAGAAGATGTTGCTGATCTACGGATCAAATCATCGATCCTTAAAGGTGTTAGCGTGCCTAAAGAACGTGCTCCATCGATGATTGACGAATATCCCGCTTTGGCGGTAGCGGCAGCCTTTGCTGAAGGCAAAACAGTGATGCTAGGCATTGAAGAGTTGCGCGTTAAAGAATCAGATCGTCTCTCTGCTGTTGCTCAAGGATTAAAAATCAATCATGTAGATTGTGAAGAAGGGAAAGATTTCCTCATTGTTCATGGAAAAGGCTCTGGCAAAGGTTTAGGTGGTGGATATGTTACCACTTATCTTGATCACCGAATTGCTATGTGCTTTCTGATCTTTGGACTCGCATCAGAAAAACCTGTTACCATCGATGATAAACGAATGATCGCTACTAGCTTTCCAGAATTTATCCCTTTTATAAAACAACTTGGGGGAAAAATCGCTTGAAACCTTTTGTGATTGCAATTGATGGACCAGCGGCTTCCGGAAAAGGAACATTAGCACGCAAAATTGCTACGCATTACCATCTTCATCATCTGGATACGGGGCTTACTTATCGCGGTGTTGCTCATGCACTTTTACAAAAAAAACTGCCTCTTAATGATGAAAAGAATGCTATCATTTGTGCCCAACAGCTTGATTTTAATACCTTAAATTCTGCCCTTCTTTCTACTCATGAACTTGGTGAAGCGGCTTCAAAAATAGCGATTAACCCTGCTGTACGCAATATTCTTGTCGAAAAACAACGTAATTTTGCCAAAACTTTACCTGGAAGTGTACTTGATGGTCGTGATATTGGTACTGTTGTCTGCCCCGATGCCGATATTAAATTTTATGTTTTAGCCAATGTTCAAATACGTGCCAAACGCCGTTACCAAGAAATTTTAGAAAAGGGGGGGCAAGCAAATTATCATGAAATTCTTAGCGATCTTGAACAGCGAGACAGTCGCGATATAACGCGCAAACAAAGCCCCCTAAAACCGGCAAAAAACACCCACTTGCTTGATACGTCAGAATTGAGTATAGAAGCAACATTTGCAATTGCATGTACTTTTATTGATCCAATCATAAAAATGCATATAATTGGATAAATTCATTAAGGTGGTTTCCAGCCTAGCGCTAATTTTCTCTCCTTTATTCAAGGGAAAAGGCTAAGGAGTCACCCGTGTTAACACTAACCTAGCGCTCATACCTTATAAAGTAAGGTATATATTAGGAGTTCTTATGTCACAATACAATCCCACAACAGCGGATTTTGAAGCCCTTTTAACAGAATCTTTTCAAACCAATGATCTTAATGAAGGATCTGTTGTTAAAGGTCGTGTTATTGCAATCGAAAAAGACATGGCCATTATTGATGCTGGACTTAAAGTCGAAGGACGTATTCCCCTCAAAGAATTTGGAGCTAAAGCAAAAGATGGTTCTCTGCAAGTTGGCGATGAAGTTGAGGTTTACATTGAACGCATTGAAAATGCAATGGGCGAAGCTGTTTTATCGCGTGAAAAAGCACGTCGCGAAGAAAGTTGGGTCCGTTTAGAGGAAAAATTCAATGCTGGTGCACGCGTTGAGGGTGTTATCTTTAGTCAAGTAAAAGGTGGTTTTACAGTTGATCTTGATGGTGCCGTTGCTTTTTTGCCGCGCAGCCAAGTTGATATTCGTCCCATTCGTGATGTTTCACCTCTCATGCATAATGCACAATCTTTTGAAATTTTGAAGATGGATCGTCGTCGTGGCAATATTGTGGTCTCACGTCGTACTGTCTTAGAAGAAAGCCGTGCTGAGCAACGTTCAGAAATTGTACAAAATCTTGAAGAAAACCAAATTGTTGAAGGTGTGGTGAAAAATATCACAGATTATGGTGCCTTTGTTGATCTTGGTGGGATTGATGGTCTCTTACACGTTACAGATATGGCATGGCGGCGTGTGAACCACCCATCTGAAGTGCTTACAATTGGTCAAACGATTAAAGTTCAGATTATTCGCATTAATCAAGATACGCATCGTATTTCTCTTGGGATGAAACAGCTTGAAAGTGATCCTTGGGAAAGTATCAGTGTACGCTATCCTATTGGTAAAAAAATTACGGGTGCTGTTACCAATATTACTGACTACGGTGGTTTTGTTGAAATTGAACCAGGAATTGAAGGATTAATCCATGTTTCTGAAATGAGTTGGACAAAGAAAAATGTTCACCCTGGAAAAATTCTGTCTACATCACAAGAAGTAGAAGTGGTTGTTCTTGAAATTGATCC is a genomic window containing:
- the rpsA gene encoding 30S ribosomal protein S1 yields the protein MSQYNPTTADFEALLTESFQTNDLNEGSVVKGRVIAIEKDMAIIDAGLKVEGRIPLKEFGAKAKDGSLQVGDEVEVYIERIENAMGEAVLSREKARREESWVRLEEKFNAGARVEGVIFSQVKGGFTVDLDGAVAFLPRSQVDIRPIRDVSPLMHNAQSFEILKMDRRRGNIVVSRRTVLEESRAEQRSEIVQNLEENQIVEGVVKNITDYGAFVDLGGIDGLLHVTDMAWRRVNHPSEVLTIGQTIKVQIIRINQDTHRISLGMKQLESDPWESISVRYPIGKKITGAVTNITDYGGFVEIEPGIEGLIHVSEMSWTKKNVHPGKILSTSQEVEVVVLEIDPSKRRISLGLKQTFENPWEAFANKFPVNSQIEGEVKNKTEFGLFIGLEGDVDGMVHLSDLDWNRPGEQVIDTYNKGDIVKAVVLDVDIEKERISLGIKQLSSDKVGEAAASGELRKGAVVTCEVIAVNDNDIDVKLVDHNLETTIRRADLARDRDEQRPERFAIGQKVDARITAFDKKTRKISVSIKALEIAEEKEAVAQYGSTDSGASLGDILGAALKKQEQD
- the cmk gene encoding (d)CMP kinase, producing MKPFVIAIDGPAASGKGTLARKIATHYHLHHLDTGLTYRGVAHALLQKKLPLNDEKNAIICAQQLDFNTLNSALLSTHELGEAASKIAINPAVRNILVEKQRNFAKTLPGSVLDGRDIGTVVCPDADIKFYVLANVQIRAKRRYQEILEKGGQANYHEILSDLEQRDSRDITRKQSPLKPAKNTHLLDTSELSIEATFAIACTFIDPIIKMHIIG
- a CDS encoding TIGR02300 family protein, translating into MAKQELGTKRVDPETGKKFYDLNRDPIVSPYTGISYPRSYFEVAAAEANNEEEVDTEELDTALEKSAFMLLEEDDDNSKDDDLPDLEDSDVDLGDDDDTFLSHDDDDEDDDVTDILGSGVSNDDDA
- the aroA gene encoding 3-phosphoshikimate 1-carboxyvinyltransferase, giving the protein MQKAIPITAYKSSSLSGKIRIPGDKSISHRSLILGGLASGETYIHGLLESADVLNTAAAMQAMGAYMIKKDDLWIIRGTGNGCLLAAQKPLDFGNSGTGARLIMGMVGSYHMKTTFMGDASLSKRPMGRILEPLRLMGVDIEATHGDHLPLTLYGPKIANPIRYRVPIASSQVKSAVLLAGLNTAGITTVIEPVLTRDHTEKMLKAFGAKLEIERDKEGARLIHLNGYPHLTGQTIYVPGDPSSAAFLIVAALLVEDSDITIENVLINSSRIGLIKTLWEMGAQIEFLNQRQTGGEDVADLRIKSSILKGVSVPKERAPSMIDEYPALAVAAAFAEGKTVMLGIEELRVKESDRLSAVAQGLKINHVDCEEGKDFLIVHGKGSGKGLGGGYVTTYLDHRIAMCFLIFGLASEKPVTIDDKRMIATSFPEFIPFIKQLGGKIA